The genomic region GCGGCGGCCAGGCCGCACCGCGAGCCGGTGATCGTGGTGTCGACGGTGGCGGTGTAGGGGACGTGGCGGTGGTGGGTGCGCAGGTGGTCGCGGATGAGGACGACTCCGCACGGTGTCGGCACGCCGAGGAATTTGTGGCCGCTGATGGCGATGCTGTCGATGCCGCCGGCGTCGTCGAGGCGCAGCCGCCCGTCGAGGGCGAGGGGGATGCCGGACAGGGCTGCGTCGACGTGCAGGTGTCCGCCATCGGTGTGCTCGTCCAGGACGGCGCGGATGAGGGCGGTGTCGTCGACCGCCTCGGTCATGGTGGTGCCGGCGGTGGCCACGACGATGGCGGGCCAGCGGCGCCGGGTGCGGAGCTGCGCGGCTAGATGCGCGTAGTCCATCTCCCCGTCGGTGCGGGCGTCGACGAGGACTCCCCGCGCGCCGAGCAGTCCGACGGTTTTGGGAATCGAGTAGTGCGCGGCGCTCGAGTGGTAGATCCGGGCTGTGGGGTGGCGTCGGTAGGCGGCGTGGAGGGCGGACAGGTTGCCCTCCGTGCCGCCGGTGGTCACGTAGCCCCAACGGTCGTCGGTTGGCATGGCGAGGATGTCGGCGAGCCAGGTGATGACGGCCCGCTCCAGCACTCGTGTGTGTGCGGTTCCACCCGTGTCGGCCGGGTCGCCGATGTTGTTCCACAGGCGGTTGCCGAGGCGCGCCAGGACTTCGCTGTGGTCGAGGTCCACTGCGCCGGGAAACCCGATGCTCGTGGCCGCGGCGGCGTCGGCCTCGCGGACGAGGTGGTCGAGGGCAGCTGCGACGTCGATCGGGGCACGGCCGAGGTCCACGGCGTCGGCAAGGTTCAGGGTGTGGGTCACACCGGCCGCCCGGAGTGCAGGTGGGTGGTGAGGGTGTGGTTTAGCGCGCCCAGCTGCCGCCATACGTGCCGGGTGGCATCGTCGCAGTCCTTGGTCAGGTTCTCGTGCCGGTTGAAGTAGGTGACCCGGTCCGGGTCGAGGGTCCGGTTGCAGCGGATGCCGTCCACGCCGAGACGTGCGTGCGGGTCGCGGTCGATGTGCATCGCAGTGCCGTCGGTCAGCAGCACGTAGCACTGGCCTTTGAGGTCGAAGACGGACAGGCGGCGGCTGGTGGCTGGCAGGTCTCGCAGTGTGTGGGCGAGCTGGTACCAGCGGCCCTGGTCGGAGTCGAGGGTGCTGACGCCCACGCCGACGTAGGTGGACCCGTTGGGCAGGCTCATGTCGCCGCCGTTGACCATCGAGCCGTCCGGCCCAAGGGGATGCCAGCGGCGCCGTGTGGAGGCCGCGCGCGCGATGTTCTCGCTGGCCACCTCGGCGAGGTCGGCGAGCAGCCGGGGAAGGTCGTCGGCTTCTGGGGAGGCCAGCCACAGCCGGTAGGCGGTATGCAGCTGGTAGCCGTACGGCTCGGTCGGAGCGTCAGAGACGAAGAACAACACCACCCCGTGCGGGCCGATCGCGTGGCGTTGCCCGAAACGCTGATCCGCCTCCACCATGTGGCCGGTGTTGATCCGCTTGCACCGGTAGGCGACCTGCTTGCGAAGGTCAGCCCAGCGGCGGACCTCCGGCGGCACCCCATCACCGACCGGCACATGCTCGAACGCCGACGAGGGCGCGGGCAGAAGCGGTGGCGGTGGGACCTTGGCTTCAGGCGGTCGCGGGTAGACGGGTGGCACACGAGCCTCCCGGTAACCCGGCGGCGGCACCTGGGCCGCAGATCCCGGCGGGCCGGCGGGCGGTGCTGCCGATGAGAGATCCGGCCGCCAGCCCGAGTTGACAGCGTCGACGTCGTAATGCCTGCCCGGAGGCGGTACCGCAGCGTGGGTCATCATCGTCGCGCCCTTCAGATCGAGATGTTGATGGCGTCGGGGACGGCGTGTGTCTTCGGGCTGCCGCGGCCGATGCCGGCGTAGACCTCCGGCCGGGCCTGCCGTAGGTGTCCGGCCCACACCCCGCCCACGACGGCAGTGGCGGCGAGGATCGCGGGCAGGAAGAACGGATACATCGACCCGGGGGTGGCACCGAGCAGGGAACCGACGTTGCCCACCATCAGGGCCAGCACCACCGAGCCGCCGAGCACGCCCAAGGCGGGGGCGAGCCGCCACTCCCACGCACCGGCCTGCGGGCCGCGCACGCTGGCCGGGGCCGTCATCGCGGCCACCGAGGCGGCCAGCAGCAGGCACAGCAGGCCCATCGCTCCCAGCGTCGACAGCCAGGTGAACATCACCGCGATCGGGTCAGCGCCGGCCAGCGCGAACGCGCCCACCACCACGGTTGCAGTGCCGGTCTGCGTCAGCGACCCGCCGCGCGGCGCGCTGACCCTCATCGCGCTGCCGGTTTGCGCCAGGCCGGCGGGCAGGACACCTTCGCGGGCCATCGCGAACACGTACCGGGCGACAACGCTGTGGAAGGCCAGCATCGAGGTGACGATCGCGAAGATCAGGACCAGCTCCGCGAGGGGAATCCACCAGCCGCCGAGACGCTCCAACACCGCGAACGGCAGCCCGGCTGCAGGGTCGGCGGCCGCCTCGGCAACGGAGCCGGGGCCGACCGCCACGCCCATCGCCCACGCGGCGAGCGCATAGACCCCGCCCAGGACGACCACTCCCCCGATGGTGGCCCGGCCGACCGACCGGCGGTCGATGGCCTCTTCGACGAACGAGCCCGGGGCGTCAACTCCCATGAACGCGGCCACGCAGAACGCGACCGCACCTCCGATGCCACTGACCGCCAGTCCCGAGGCATCGAAGCCCTCCCAGGACAGCCCACCGGCCGCAGGCTGTCCGACACCGGCCAGCACGAAGGCCGCGACGATCAGCAGCGACACCGTCAGAACGGCGGCCAGCACCCGGGTGGACAGCACGATGGCCCGCACCCCCAACACCCCGACCACGGCCAGGGCGATGCCCGCCCACACCCACCACGCGCCGCCCAACTGCGCGGCCATCGTCGCCCCGAACAGCCCGAACAGGCTGGTCTGGATGGCGTTGTACGCCACGAGGGCGACCAGCCCGGCGGCGACACCCCAGCCACGGCCGAGCCCGTTGGCGAGGATGCCGTAGTAGGCCGCCGGATGGCCGAGCTGGCGGGCCATCGCGGTGTACCCGACCGCAAGCACCGCGACCGTGCCCGCCACCAGCACGAAGACCAGGGGCAGGGCCGTCGCCTTCCTGGTCGCATAGGTGGCCACGATGCCTCCGGCGAGCACCACCATGGGCGCCGACGCCGCCGCCCCGAACACCCACAACCCGAACGGAGTCAGCGTCCGCCGCGCGAGGGCCACCTGCATGTGCCTCGACTTCACCGCTGCCCCCGCTGCGTGGAGTCCGGGCAGCCAGAGCGGCGGCAGCCGTTCACCGGATGACGGTTCACGTCGGCGGCGTTGGCGGCCACGAGGTACACCGCTGTCGGCCTGACCGGCCCGCTACGCCAGTAGTCCCGGTCCCGGTCGAGCCGCCGCTGCG from Micromonospora profundi harbors:
- a CDS encoding histidine decarboxylase, which codes for MTHTLNLADAVDLGRAPIDVAAALDHLVREADAAAATSIGFPGAVDLDHSEVLARLGNRLWNNIGDPADTGGTAHTRVLERAVITWLADILAMPTDDRWGYVTTGGTEGNLSALHAAYRRHPTARIYHSSAAHYSIPKTVGLLGARGVLVDARTDGEMDYAHLAAQLRTRRRWPAIVVATAGTTMTEAVDDTALIRAVLDEHTDGGHLHVDAALSGIPLALDGRLRLDDAGGIDSIAISGHKFLGVPTPCGVVLIRDHLRTHHRHVPYTATVDTTITGSRCGLAAALLWHAIATHGREGHRWRTTHARRLAAYTVEQLTAVGWPAWRHPHAFTVVLPTPPEQVRKKWLLATDGDTSHLICMPGITHGQIDAFVADLTAAAPPRSIPRPRPGTAAPVSTSAR
- a CDS encoding APC family permease: MQVALARRTLTPFGLWVFGAAASAPMVVLAGGIVATYATRKATALPLVFVLVAGTVAVLAVGYTAMARQLGHPAAYYGILANGLGRGWGVAAGLVALVAYNAIQTSLFGLFGATMAAQLGGAWWVWAGIALAVVGVLGVRAIVLSTRVLAAVLTVSLLIVAAFVLAGVGQPAAGGLSWEGFDASGLAVSGIGGAVAFCVAAFMGVDAPGSFVEEAIDRRSVGRATIGGVVVLGGVYALAAWAMGVAVGPGSVAEAAADPAAGLPFAVLERLGGWWIPLAELVLIFAIVTSMLAFHSVVARYVFAMAREGVLPAGLAQTGSAMRVSAPRGGSLTQTGTATVVVGAFALAGADPIAVMFTWLSTLGAMGLLCLLLAASVAAMTAPASVRGPQAGAWEWRLAPALGVLGGSVVLALMVGNVGSLLGATPGSMYPFFLPAILAATAVVGGVWAGHLRQARPEVYAGIGRGSPKTHAVPDAINISI